In a single window of the Pseudodesulfovibrio profundus genome:
- a CDS encoding hybrid sensor histidine kinase/response regulator, which produces MSTNKPITERPTRLKVRFYRNITFALAVPLIFMSLLTSMTAYKNAGKQAVENSLRVSFLFSNSITSDMHEAELRLKYLTELLDNDGIENDKMQRLIDEIRFSQNGILDIRILDLNGIVTMASPSVEDVIGMDMSYTSLYEATVETDNTIWSHAFISPETGIPVASIATTFRNGVIVANYDFTSLRKTIVDMADLQGMEVTVLDSAGTVLAHSDPSRAMRREWNRRSQLYTTLSKQKKHFNTIEIDNTQYLVTATAISETGWTLIVKQPTEAIYAPVVRLTALYVVCSLIFIILGILLSYRFTQWIFEYLQRLLVNIKSVAEGNYDYDPEDTRFTELAEVGTHFTRMFQETQKREEQIADLNQQLQLRLSQAESANKAKNEFLANMSHELRTPLNGALGMLQLLQECNLNKEQEEYTVTAINSCKNLTTLVNDLLDLSRIEAGKMKVISEPFSLHALCCSLNDIFMLPLKEKGLRFSLHLDKRIPQWQRGDQIRLKQVLLNLVGNAIKFTDRGSVSVEVYPLPAIHEDTYRALFMVSDTGIGLHASEIDTIFEPFTQADGSYTRSTGGAGLGLSIVKRLVTLMNGNVAIDSTPGEGTTVFFCTTFGKPPTPPKERTLKEAPEQLLTRNLHILVAEDEQVNRRMITALLNKHDIQVTAVQNGKEALDALEKDHFDIVLMDIQMPVMDGVTAMQAIRESGQEYSSMPIVALTAHAMSGDRELFLEQGFDGYIAKPIDVQDLLNTIRENI; this is translated from the coding sequence TTGTCGACGAATAAGCCAATCACGGAACGCCCCACGAGATTGAAGGTACGTTTTTACCGAAACATCACCTTTGCTCTTGCCGTTCCTCTCATATTCATGTCGCTGCTGACATCAATGACTGCATATAAAAATGCAGGCAAGCAAGCTGTTGAAAACAGCCTTCGCGTTTCCTTTCTCTTTTCCAACTCCATCACATCAGACATGCATGAAGCGGAGCTCCGCTTAAAATACCTCACCGAACTTCTCGATAATGATGGAATCGAAAATGACAAGATGCAACGACTGATAGATGAAATACGCTTCAGTCAAAACGGCATTCTCGATATCCGGATTCTCGACCTCAACGGGATCGTGACCATGGCTTCCCCTTCGGTTGAGGATGTGATCGGCATGGACATGTCCTACACATCCCTTTACGAAGCCACGGTCGAGACCGACAACACCATCTGGTCGCATGCTTTCATCTCGCCTGAAACCGGTATTCCCGTGGCTTCCATTGCCACAACATTTCGCAATGGCGTCATCGTCGCCAACTATGACTTCACTTCACTGCGCAAGACAATCGTGGATATGGCCGATCTGCAGGGAATGGAAGTCACTGTGCTCGATAGCGCCGGAACAGTTCTTGCGCATTCCGATCCCAGCCGCGCCATGCGCCGAGAATGGAACCGCCGAAGCCAACTTTACACAACCCTCAGCAAGCAGAAAAAGCACTTCAACACCATAGAAATAGACAATACGCAGTATCTCGTTACAGCCACGGCCATCTCAGAGACAGGCTGGACACTCATCGTCAAACAACCCACCGAGGCGATCTATGCGCCGGTCGTTCGCCTGACAGCGCTCTATGTCGTGTGTTCGCTGATTTTCATTATTCTGGGGATTCTGCTCTCCTACCGTTTTACCCAATGGATTTTTGAATACCTGCAACGCCTGCTGGTCAATATCAAAAGCGTCGCCGAAGGGAACTATGACTACGACCCGGAAGACACCCGTTTCACTGAATTGGCCGAAGTAGGCACGCATTTCACCAGAATGTTTCAGGAAACGCAGAAACGCGAAGAGCAGATAGCAGACCTCAACCAGCAATTGCAGCTTCGATTATCGCAGGCCGAATCGGCCAACAAGGCCAAGAACGAATTCCTTGCCAATATGAGCCACGAACTCAGAACCCCATTGAACGGGGCTTTGGGGATGCTGCAACTCCTGCAGGAATGCAATCTCAACAAAGAACAGGAAGAGTATACTGTTACGGCCATCAACTCCTGCAAGAACCTGACGACACTCGTCAACGATCTACTGGACTTGTCCCGTATCGAGGCGGGAAAGATGAAGGTCATCAGCGAGCCGTTCTCGCTGCATGCGCTGTGCTGCTCTCTCAACGATATTTTCATGTTGCCCCTCAAAGAAAAGGGACTGCGGTTTTCTCTGCACCTCGACAAACGAATCCCCCAATGGCAACGGGGAGATCAGATCAGGCTGAAGCAGGTTCTGCTGAATCTTGTCGGCAACGCCATCAAATTCACGGATCGCGGTTCTGTTTCCGTTGAGGTCTACCCTCTCCCAGCCATTCATGAAGACACATACCGCGCCTTATTCATGGTTTCAGATACCGGTATTGGACTCCACGCATCGGAAATCGATACCATTTTCGAGCCATTCACTCAGGCAGACGGCTCCTACACACGCTCCACAGGCGGCGCCGGTCTGGGATTGAGCATCGTCAAACGTCTGGTGACTCTGATGAACGGCAATGTCGCCATAGACAGTACTCCGGGAGAAGGGACAACCGTCTTTTTCTGCACGACTTTCGGTAAGCCACCGACTCCACCGAAGGAAAGAACACTTAAGGAAGCACCGGAGCAGTTGCTGACCCGAAACCTGCACATACTCGTTGCCGAAGATGAACAGGTGAACAGGCGCATGATCACGGCATTGCTGAACAAACATGACATACAGGTGACTGCGGTCCAAAACGGGAAAGAAGCCCTTGATGCGCTGGAGAAGGACCATTTCGACATCGTGCTCATGGATATCCAGATGCCGGTCATGGATGGCGTGACTGCCATGCAAGCCATTCGTGAAAGCGGCCAGGAATATTCGTCGATGCCCATTGTAGCGCTGACTGCCCATGCCATGTCAGGCGACAGGGAGCTGTTCCTTGAACAGGGATTTGACGGATACATAGCCAAGCCCATCGACGTGCAGGACCTGCTGAACACCATCCGCGAAAACATCTAG
- a CDS encoding manganese efflux pump MntP, whose amino-acid sequence MGHIELITIAIALAMDAFAVSIATGVALKSVSPRQIFRLSWHFGLFQALMPILGWYMGGAIRTYIESYAHWIAFALLGYIGIKMIKEAFEEDDGSRGDPTKGMSLVILSVATSIDALAVGLSLSMLGISVWWPAFVIGIVALVFTIVGLQLGKRAAQAQSIGKYAELLGGTVLILIGIKILWEHWTPGV is encoded by the coding sequence ATGGGACATATAGAACTCATCACCATTGCCATTGCCCTCGCCATGGACGCCTTCGCTGTCTCAATCGCAACGGGGGTAGCACTCAAATCCGTCAGTCCGAGACAGATATTTCGGCTTTCCTGGCATTTCGGCCTTTTCCAGGCCCTGATGCCCATTCTCGGTTGGTATATGGGTGGCGCCATCCGCACGTACATAGAGAGTTATGCACACTGGATAGCCTTTGCCCTGCTTGGGTACATCGGCATAAAAATGATCAAGGAAGCCTTTGAGGAAGACGATGGCTCCAGGGGCGATCCGACCAAGGGCATGAGCCTGGTCATTTTGTCGGTAGCAACCAGCATCGACGCGCTGGCAGTGGGTCTGAGCCTTTCCATGCTCGGTATATCGGTATGGTGGCCCGCTTTCGTCATCGGCATCGTGGCCCTGGTTTTCACCATCGTGGGCCTGCAACTGGGCAAGCGTGCTGCGCAGGCTCAAAGTATCGGCAAGTATGCCGAGCTGTTGGGCGGCACCGTGCTGATTCTCATCGGAATCAAGATTCTATGGGAACACTGGACGCCGGGCGTCTAG